In Erigeron canadensis isolate Cc75 chromosome 7, C_canadensis_v1, whole genome shotgun sequence, one DNA window encodes the following:
- the LOC122607839 gene encoding sulfate transporter 1.3-like: MAYERKVIETKEMETRTFFSSESQRHNVPYIHKVGIPPKQDLLKEFKMTLKETFFSDDPLRPFKDQPKSRQVVLGLQAIFPILEWGRSYNLRKFRGDLIAGLTIASLCIPQDIGYSKLAFLPPQYGLYSSFVPPLIYAFMGSSRDIAIGPVAVVSLLLGTLLQNEYDPVDNAHEYRRLAFTATFFAGITQATLGVLRLGFLIDFLSHAAVVGFMGGAAITIALQQLKGFLGIKHFTKKTDIISVMKSVFGSIDHGWNWQTIVIGASFLAFLLSAKYLGKKNKKLFWVSAIAPLTSVILSTVFVYVSHADKEGVAIVKHIEKGINPPSVNEIYFSGENLLKGFRIGIVAGMIALTEAVAIGRTFASMKDYQVDGNKEMIALGTMNVVGSMTSCYVATGSFSRSAVNYMAGCQTAVSNIVMSLVVFLTLKFLTPLFEYTPNAILSSIIISAVIGLIDYEAAILIWKIDKFDFVACMGAFFGVVFASVEIGLLIAVSISFAKILLQVTRPRTAILGRIPMTSVYRNIQQYPEATKVPGVLIVRVDSAIYFSNSNYTKERILRWLTEEEDHLRATCQQRVQFLIIEMSPVTDIDTSGINAFEELYSSLAKRDIQLILANPGQLVLDKLYASGFPNMIGEDKIFLTVADAVLTCSPKIVQEV, translated from the exons ATGGCTTATGAACGCAAGGTTATCGAAACTAAAGAAATGGAGACGAGGACCTTTTTTTCCTCAGAGAGTCAAAGACACAACGTGCCGTACATTCATAAGGTTGGAATTCCACCAAAACAAGATCTCTTGAAAGAATTCAAAATGACGCTGAAAGAAACGTTCTTCTCTGATGATCCTTTGCGCCCATTCAAAGATCAGCCCAAATCTAGACAGGTTGTGCTTGGACTTCAAGCGATATTCCCAATTCTAGAATGGGGTAGAAGTTATAATCTCAGAAAGTTTAGAGGAGACCTTATTGCAGGGCTCACCATTGCAAGTCTTTGCATTCCACAG GACATTGGCTATTCAAAACTTGCATTTTTACCTCCGCAGTACGGACTAT ACTCGAGTTTTGTGCCGCCGTTGATATATGCATTTATGGGTAGTTCACGAGATATAGCCATTGGACCAGTTGCAGTGGTGTCTCTTTTGTTGGGGACACTTCTTCAGAATGAGTATGATCCGGTGGATAATGCTCATGAGTATCGTAGGCTTGCATTTACCGCTACATTTTTTGCAGGGATCACCCAAGCTACTCTTGGAGTTCTCAG ATTGGGGTTCCTAATTGACTTCCTATCCCATGCTGCTGTCGTCGGTTTCATGGGTGGAGCTGCAATCACTATTGCCCTTCAACAATTGAAGGGTTTTCTTGGCATCAAACATTTCACGAAGAAAACTGATATTATTTCGGTGATGAAGTCCGTCTTTGGCTCCATTGATCATGGG TGGAACTGGCAGACAATCGTGATAGGAGCAAGTTTTTTAGCTTTTCTTTTATCTGCTAAGTACCTC GGGAAGAAGAATAAGAAGCTCTTTTGGGTGTCTGCAATCGCGCCTTTAACCTCCGTTATCTTGTCTACTGTTTTTGTGTATGTCTCTCATGCTGATAAGGAAGGTGTTGCAATT GTGAAACATATAGAGAAAGGAATTAACCCTCCATCCGTAAATGAGATTTACTTTTCGGGTGAAAATCTTTTAAAAGGTTTTAGGATTGGTATTGTCGCTGGTATGATAGCATTAACG GAGGCTGTTGCCATCGGAAGAACCTTTGCTTCAATGAAGGACTACCAAGTCGATGGAAATAAAGAAATGATAGCATTGGGAACCATGAACGTTGTAGGTTCAATGACGTCATGCTATGTCGCAACAG GTTCATTTTCGCGATCAGCTGTAAACTATATGGCAGGTTGTCAAACAGCAGTGTCTAATATAGTGATGTCGTTGGTCGTTTTTCTAACTTTAAAGTTCTTGACACCTCTTTTCGAATACACCCCAAATGCAATTCTGTCTTCCATCATTATATCTGCTGTTATCGGTTTGATCGACTATGAAGCAGCAATTTTAATCTGGAAGATTGACAAGTTCGACTTTGTTGCTTGTATGGGAGCCTTCTTTGGGGTGGTATTTGCGTCAGTTGAAATCGGTCTTCTAATTGCT GTCTCAATATCTTTTGCTAAGATCCTTCTTCAAGTTACAAGGCCACGAACTGCTATTTTGGGAAGAATTCCAATGACAAGTGTTTATAGGAACATCCAACAATATCCCGAGGCAACAAAAGTTCCCGGGGTTTTAATAGTTAGAGTCGATTCTGCTATCTACTTCTCTAATTCTAACTACACTAAAGAAAG AATATTGAGATGGCTaactgaggaagaagatcatttAAGAGCAACTTGTCAACAGAGAGTTCAATTTTTGATCATTGAGATGTCAC CTGTTACCGACATTGATACTAGTGGAATAAATGCATTTGAAGAGTTGTATAGTAGTCTGGCTAAGAGAGATATTCAG CTTATTCTTGCAAACCCTGGTCAACTAGTGTTAGACAAGCTATATGCATCCGGTTTCCCTAATATGATTGGCGAAGATAAGATTTTCCTCACAGTAGCTGATGCTGTTCTCACTTGTTCTCCAAAGATTGTTCAAGAGGTATGA